The following coding sequences lie in one Glycine soja cultivar W05 chromosome 16, ASM419377v2, whole genome shotgun sequence genomic window:
- the LOC114390360 gene encoding 1-aminocyclopropane-1-carboxylate synthase-like: MVSQQLLSKIATNDKHGENSPYFDGWKAYDRNPFHPTKNPQGVIQMGLAENQLCFDLIEEWIRNNPRASICTPEGVHQFRNIANFQDYHGLREFTNEMANFMSKVRGGRVKFDPDRILMSGGATGANELIMFCLADPGDAFMIPTPFYPGFVRDLCWRTGVQIIPVHCDSSNNFKITREALEVAYKKAKEDNINVKGLIITNPSNPLGTTLDKDTLKSLVNFINEKNIHLVCDEIYAATVFSSPSYVSVAEVIQEMEHCKRDLIHVIYSLSKDMGFPGFRVGIVYSFNDEVVNCGRKMSSFGLVSTQTQHMLASMFSDEKFVTRFLSENSRRLEQRHEKFMKGLEEVNITRFPSNAGLFCWMNLKSLLEEPSFEAELKLWRVIIHEVKLNVSPGSSFNCSEPGWFRVCFANMDDETVDVALNRIRAFVGKETKKSVGFKRWQPNLRLSFSSRIFDESVMSPHSPIPTSPLVGAN; this comes from the exons ATGGTGAGCCAACAGCTTCTGTCCAAGATTGCCACCAATGACAAACATGGAGAGAATTCTCCATATTTTGATGGGTGGAAGGCATATGATAGAAACCCTTTTCACCCTACAAAAAATCCTCAGGGTGTTATTCAGATGGGTCTTGCTGAAAACCAG CTTTGCTTTGATTTGATTGAAGAGTGGATAAGGAATAACCCCAGGGCTTCCATTTGCACTCCTGAAGGAGTGCATCAGTTCAGAAATATTGCTAATTTTCAGGACTATCATGGGTTGCGAGAGTTCACAAAT gaAATGGCAAATTTTATGTCAAAAGTGAGAGGAGGTAGGGTCAAATTTGATCCAGACCGTATATTGATGAGTGgaggggcaacaggggcaaatgAACTAATCATGTTCTGCTTGGCTGATCCTGGAGATGCTTTTATGATTCCCACCCCATTTTATCCCGG ATTCGTCCGTGACTTGTGTTGGAGAACTGGGGTGCAAATAATTCCTGTCCACTGTGATAGCTCCAACAACTTCAAGATAACAAGAGAAGCACTTGAAGTAGCCTACAAAAAAGCCAAAGAGGACAACATCAACGTGAAGGGGTTGATCATAACAAACCCGTCTAACCCTTTAGGCACAACATTAGACAAGGACACGTTGAAGAGCCTAGTGAATTTCATCAACGAAAAAAACATTCACTTAGTTTGTGATGAAATCTATGCTGCCACTGTTTTCAGCTCCCCTAGTTATGTAAGCGTTGCCGAAGTGATCCAAGAAATGGAACATTGCAAACGTGACCTAATTCATGTGATTTATAGTTTGTCTAAGGACATGGGGTTTCCTGGCTTCAGGGTTGGCATAGTTTACTCATTCAACGATGAAGTGGTGAATTGTGGAAGGAAAATGTCGAGTTTCGGATTAGTCTCTACGCAAACTCAACACATGTTGGCTTCGATGTTTTCGGATGAAAAGTTTGTAACTAGGTTTCTTTCGGAGAATTCTAGGAGGTTGGAACAAAGGCACGAAAAGTTCATGAAGGGGCTTGAAGAGGTTAACATCACTCGATTCCCAAGCAATGCGGGACTTTTTTGTTGGATGAACTTGAAGAGTTTGTTGGAGGAGCCATCTTTTGAAGCTGAGTTGAAGCTATGGCGTGTGATTATTCATGAGGTGAAGCTCAATGTTTCACCGGGATCTTCCTTCAACTGTTCTGAGCCTGGTTGGTTTAGGGTTTGCTTTGCCAACATGGATGATGAAACAGTGGATGTTGCACTCAACAGAATTCGTGCATTCGTAGGTAAAGAAACTAAGAAATCGGTGGGATTCAAACGATGGCAACCGAATCTTAGGCTCAGTTTCTCTTCAAGGATATTTGATGAGAGTGTCATGTCTCCTCATTCGCCTATTCCTACTTCACCACTTGTTGGAGCCAATTGA